TTATGTAATGTCTTGAATTGACGTCAATAAATGTTAAAGACATGTATACAAGAATCACTCGTTTAAACTTACATACATACTCGTATAAgtatatcactacatattataaaacaaagtcctcagACAGACATCTgtttgttcgcgataaactcaaaaactactgcaccgacaTTCATGCTGTTTCCACTAATGGATagtgtggttctcgaggaaggttataaggtataataataatttgttacgtttataaacatttttgtatatattaacgatatttgtcgAAGGTGTCGGAAAAATTTAAGCCGTCCGGGAGCTTTCGACGATAACGCTGTATAAGCCCTtcgaaatataacaaaataatgtatggtgaaaTTATTGTGTATATAGGTCAACAGAAAACGATATAAATccatatcattttattactatataatattataaaatcattcagaaatatgtttttgttttatttttaactcattaactttgatgaCACAGTTCCGATGGCTTTAGCCTACATTATCCCCGAATTCTTACAAATTATGTAAATGATGATTTTGTTTCTATTAACAGAAAAGCGTGTGTCGGGTAAGCTAGTGTATACATAATGTAATAATCTAACGAATCTAGgcttgttgttattttttacttcTGCCATTTTGTATACCTATTATAGATTATTTttgagttataataataaaattatttataatcgacttgttttatgaaatatatttacctAAAAGTAATTGATGTAGTGAAAATATATACCATATACCAGTGGGATATAGtgggataatattatataccagtgagaggctcctttacacaagAACGATATACCTTTTTTTCGAGGGTAGGTGTGAAAAAAGTTAACACTGTTTTTAAAGAGCTCCGTATTTTCAatcatcttaaaattaaaaaaaaagtaattttatactattattttagtaGATTTAGTGTTAAGTGTGATAAATGTGATAAATAGTACCCACCAGACAGTACTTATTCTCCTAGTGAAAGTCAATTAAGTTCACTTCTTTAATATCCCTTTGTTCCGATCACTACGTATCACCAGTCATCATGGATGCATTAAAAGACTCGCTCAACGCCATGGCTGAAATGTTCGAACAGAAGATGAGCGAGTTCCAGCAGGGCCTAGATAATGGACCCATTACAAACACATCCCTGGCTGCAGAGTTTAACAGCTTCAGGACCTTTGTGCTCTCTGCCATGAATACTTTGCAGAGACAGGTGGAGTTCCTTGGTATAGAGGTTGATCGTCTGGAGATGCGTAGAAGGCGCAAAATGCTACTAGTGCACGGAGTCAGCGAAGATAAGTCGGAAGATGTTACTTCACGTGTTTGTAAAGTAGTAGGGGAACATCTTGGTGTGACTGGATTCTCTGTTGCTTCCATCAAGTCATCCCATCGCTTAGGACGTCCTTCCGAAAAGAAACCTCGTCCTATAGTGGTAAAGTTTGCGGATGTAGCATTGCGGGATAAGGTTTGGTTCTCCAAAACTGGATTTAAGGGCAGCGGTTTAACTGTGTCAGAGTTTTTAACAAAGAGTCGTCATAACTTATTTATGGAGGCAAGGCAGAGATTCGGCATAAACAAGTGCTGGACAAGGGATGGATGCATACATATTATAGGCTCAGATGGTTCACATCACCGAGCTGAGTGGAAAGCTGACCTACACAGCATACCACAGACATCTAAACAGACATCTAAGCCTCTGACTCAGGGTACTGCCAGTCTCACCTCCAGGTCCAAAAGAACGGTCAAAAATAAGTAATAGGTATCATTAATCTGTAAGTATTTTAAGGTAATGTAACCTTTAAATAACTTGTACAATTCATAGGTTTAGTTAACTGTAAGCTTTTTGTAACTTCTAATTACCTATGTCACTACCACAAAGCCTAAGCTATCCTAGTATGAATCTTTATGTTATGTATATGaattaaacctttttttatttagtatttataacttattacaaaatttcataaccATCCTGTGTtgataattaagataatatataaagaatGCATATACCTAACTTGTAATGCACCACATTGTAACATTTGTGTTATAGTTTAATAGTTTGGTAACAAGCCTGCAGTATTCATTTACATCCTGTTCTGTTTtttaataccaaaaataaaatggaacatcatataactattaaatgctatttattaaacattttaaataaacaattttccataaaatttgataatttgatattactaaatgcagcttatatttcaaacattttcaaTTGTTACATAGTATAAATGTCATACTACATAATTATCAGATTTATATTGCCTATGCTATTTCTTTcctgtgtataatatatttaataaactgtagTTTTAGTGTAATAAATCAAATTCCGTTGTTGATACTAGAAAATGAAAACTGTAGTTGTTACATAATAGGTACCTATTAAATTACCATTGTTATTTGTGTAGACTGTAGTGTCTTGTGTGACTGGCAGATGTACGTGACAACTGTCATCTAATGACAGCTGTGACATTTGACATACCAGCCGCAGACTAAATAACTGCTTTGGATACAAGGCTTTTGGTCATCACTGCGCTGGCATTTATAGattattagaattagattatagAATTACATGATTAGTAAGCTAAGTTATTGAAGCTGTAAGATAGCGccgcttattattttattatttattttttctcacCCTTAATATGGGTCaaggtattaaaaatattatgttttaattactgCATCATGTTTTcaccgtaaataaaatttgtacagcATAAAAATGGAGTACTCAGATGGAGGCGCGcaatctttatttcttttttataataatttacgtgAAAATTACAAGTCTATCTCAAAACAGCTTCATagatatagtttatattatttttattcttttaatttgtatatgtacttcatttttattattgtaattttttgtctTTAGTCACTTAGTTTTTAGTCCTCTAAGTTACCTATTTAAAACCTACCTATGTTTTTTGAGGGTTTTGagataaatagtttatttttgctAAAAGGAAAAAAGGGttactttttcatttttgattgtttttactttatcttttatttatttttttttattttttattattgtttgttttaagaaGTGAATTAATCTCTCCTTGCAACTGGCGGGTGGGTTCgttaatcatttaatttaatttaatttaattatttttgtatattattttttagtttaggaAACTCGTTGCAGGTATACTTttggatattattttatataggattattttttgtgtaatagtataagtagtaataaacagtagataatttttaaatattatcaagaTTCAAAATGTCACATAACTCTAGCCTTGATGATTTTCAGTCTATAGTCTCTTCTGGTTCTAGTGgtgaagaaagttttcaaagTGTATCTTATATTCCTATTGACGTTGCTCTCAGTAATCACTTCCCAGACACACAGAAAAACTTTAATATAGTTCACCTAAATGCACAAAGCATTCCTGCACATTATCTTGACCTTCAGGCGTCGTTTGATTCTAGCAATGTTCATGCCGTACTTATTTCTGAGTCGTGGCTTAAGCCCAGCCTCCCTTCTTCCTCTTACTACCTTCCAGGCTACCACCTCCTTCGCAACGACCGTGTGGGTAGAGTTGGTGGCGGCGTTGCAATCTATCTTCGATCTCACCTTCCGTTTTCAATCATAAGTTCTTCTAGTGATTCCATGTCACAGAATGAAGTTGAGTATCTTCTTGTTGAAGTTATCCTTTCACATACAAAAATCCTTCTTGGAGTATTCTACAGTCCTTCACTTAATGTCGATTATTTCTCTTCCTTTGATCATATCCTCGAGAAATTTGTACCACTATATGATCACTTGATTTTGATGGGTGATTTTAATACCTGTCTTCTTAAAGATGACCATCGTTCAAAAAAGCTTTTGTCCGTTACTGATTCCTACAATCTCCATATCCTTCCTCTTACAGCCACCCACTTCTTTCCTCACTCCACTCCGTCTCTTCTTGACCTCATCATAGTCTCTAAGCCCGAGTATGTAAACTCGCATGGGCAATGCTCTGCGGATGCTTTTTCCTTCCACGATCTCATTTTTCTCTCCTATAAAGTACGCCCCCCTAAACGTAAACCCCAAATACTGATGCAGCGGAATTTTTCTGGGATGGATATGCAACGTCTTTCTATAGACGCACAAACTATTGATTgggatgtcatttttaattctaatagtATCAACGATaaagttgatatttttaattctttgcTAATACAGCTGTATGATAAGCATGCGCCAGTTAAACCCGTGAAGATAAAGCATTTACCTGCTCCTTggcttactgatgatattaaaaaactgCAAATTTCTAAAAATCGAGCTAAATCTATTTATAAGCATAATAACTCTGATCTTAACCGGGAAAAGTATATAAGATTAAGGAATCGTTGCAATACAATGTGCAGA
This is a stretch of genomic DNA from Leptidea sinapis chromosome 15, ilLepSina1.1, whole genome shotgun sequence. It encodes these proteins:
- the LOC126968427 gene encoding uncharacterized protein LOC126968427, which translates into the protein MDALKDSLNAMAEMFEQKMSEFQQGLDNGPITNTSLAAEFNSFRTFVLSAMNTLQRQVEFLGIEVDRLEMRRRRKMLLVHGVSEDKSEDVTSRVCKVVGEHLGVTGFSVASIKSSHRLGRPSEKKPRPIVVKFADVALRDKVWFSKTGFKGSGLTVSEFLTKSRHNLFMEARQRFGINKCWTRDGCIHIIGSDGSHHRAEWKADLHSIPQTSKQTSKPLTQGTASLTSRSKRTVKNK